A genomic window from Ruminiclostridium cellulolyticum H10 includes:
- a CDS encoding nickel-dependent hydrogenase large subunit, with protein MSSTVIPFGPQHPVLPEPLHIKLVMEDENIVEAIPAIGYVHRGLEKLTETKEFTQNTYVVERVCGICSVMHAMAYCQGIEELMNIEISDRAKFLRVIWAELHRMHSHFLWLGLVADAFGFESLFMQTWRDREKVMDIMEETAGSRVVISCNTIGGTRRDLTKEQMAKIVSTVDEIKHDLEQLEAVFLNNYTVKHRLVGVGVLTKADAIEYSTVGPMARASGIATDLRTTGYSAYGQLDFEPITHNDGDCYARTYVRLKEVYQSIDLIKQAIAKIPEGEHVVPFKGFPPKGDVISRVEQPRGEVLYYLRGNGTKNLDRLRLRTPTFANIPSLLKMLPGSQLADVPMLILTIDPCISCTER; from the coding sequence ATGAGTTCAACTGTAATTCCTTTTGGGCCGCAGCATCCTGTGCTTCCGGAACCCCTTCATATTAAGCTAGTTATGGAAGACGAAAACATTGTAGAGGCAATACCTGCAATTGGATATGTTCACAGGGGGCTTGAAAAGCTCACCGAAACAAAAGAGTTTACTCAAAACACATATGTTGTTGAAAGAGTTTGTGGTATATGCAGTGTAATGCATGCAATGGCATATTGTCAGGGTATCGAAGAATTGATGAATATCGAGATTTCTGACAGGGCAAAGTTTTTGAGAGTTATCTGGGCTGAGTTGCACAGAATGCACAGCCACTTCCTTTGGCTGGGATTGGTGGCCGATGCATTTGGTTTTGAGAGCCTTTTCATGCAGACATGGAGAGACAGGGAAAAGGTAATGGATATAATGGAAGAAACAGCCGGAAGCAGGGTTGTGATTTCATGTAATACAATTGGGGGAACAAGACGAGACCTGACTAAAGAACAAATGGCGAAGATTGTTTCAACTGTTGATGAAATAAAGCATGACTTGGAACAGCTTGAAGCTGTATTCCTCAACAACTATACAGTTAAGCACAGGTTGGTTGGTGTTGGTGTTCTCACAAAAGCTGATGCAATCGAATATTCTACAGTAGGACCGATGGCAAGAGCGAGCGGTATTGCTACCGATTTGAGAACTACCGGGTATTCTGCATACGGACAATTGGACTTTGAGCCTATTACCCATAATGATGGTGACTGCTATGCAAGAACTTATGTAAGACTCAAAGAGGTTTACCAGTCTATTGACCTTATAAAACAGGCCATAGCAAAGATACCTGAGGGTGAACACGTTGTTCCTTTTAAGGGATTCCCGCCAAAGGGTGATGTAATTTCCAGAGTTGAGCAGCCAAGAGGTGAAGTTCTTTATTATTTAAGAGGGAATGGTACTAAGAATCTGGATAGATTGAGACTTAGAACTCCAACATTTGCAAATATCCCGTCACTTTTGAAGATGTTGCCGGGAAGTCAGCTTGCAGATGTACCTATGCTTATTCTAACCATTGACCCATGTATATCCTGTACCGAGAGATAA
- the rpmE gene encoding 50S ribosomal protein L31, translating into MKEGIHPDYSEAVVKCACGETFTTGSTKKSLHVEICSKCHPFYTGRQKLVDTGGRVDKFKKKYGIVDNE; encoded by the coding sequence ATGAAGGAAGGAATTCATCCAGATTATTCTGAAGCAGTAGTAAAGTGTGCATGTGGCGAGACTTTTACAACTGGTTCTACAAAGAAATCCCTTCACGTTGAAATTTGTTCAAAGTGTCATCCGTTCTACACAGGTAGACAGAAGCTCGTTGATACTGGTGGACGTGTTGATAAGTTTAAAAAGAAATACGGTATTGTTGATAACGAATAA
- a CDS encoding NADH-quinone oxidoreductase subunit L: MDWYLLLAAILLPALSAALCFILKNQKVRIAVVSISTLLLFAVAGGFIALIMNSPEGKLVFQMDEHVLEIVGWLIKGFDFLLLCYIGYFGIKHKKAIVLALTVLQFIPWVLFEIFGVFGKVHEPAQAFVIDHLSLIMIMLISIIGPIVTFFGLGYMKEHEHHLHLKVSRQPRFFMILFIFLGAMNALVMTDNLSWMYFFWEVTTLCSFLLISHDGTEIAVKNGLRALWLNSVGGVAFIIAILMVNTSLGTLSIQAISNSGMQGAFAGMMPVALGLLCIAGFTKSAQFPFQSWLLGAMVAPTPVSALLHSSTMVKAGVYLIIRIAPAFAGTRLGQLVAVAGGFTFVAASAIAISQSNAKKVLAYSTIANLGLIICCAGIGTRISLAAAVLLMIFHAVSKGLLFLCVGTIEMGIGSRDIEDMQGLFKKMPFTTVITVIGQVSMLLPPFGVLITKWMAIETAIHLPLVLVFIILGSAFTIVFWSKWIGIILTMSYKPKYYMEKLSFSIKAALSVLIALVMAASIGIVPLYNQFVKPQITAFNIADKEMLSGTGMGLWLEKVNQVVYGGFSSIIFFGVILLLIVAIPIIINRIKPARLKPPYLCGSNVDDDLRGLEFVSPADKVEKVVVRNYYMASVFGENKLTFWSNLSAGAIIIIMLGVVIGL, encoded by the coding sequence GTGGATTGGTATTTATTACTGGCAGCTATTCTGCTGCCTGCACTAAGTGCGGCATTATGCTTCATTCTAAAGAATCAGAAGGTGCGTATTGCTGTAGTAAGCATTTCTACTCTACTGCTTTTTGCAGTTGCAGGCGGCTTCATAGCACTTATAATGAACTCTCCTGAAGGGAAACTTGTTTTCCAGATGGATGAGCATGTACTCGAGATTGTGGGCTGGTTGATTAAAGGATTTGACTTCCTGCTCTTATGCTACATCGGGTATTTCGGTATAAAGCATAAAAAAGCAATAGTACTAGCATTAACAGTATTACAATTTATTCCTTGGGTTTTATTTGAGATATTCGGAGTGTTTGGCAAGGTTCACGAGCCTGCACAGGCATTTGTAATTGACCATCTGTCATTAATCATGATAATGCTTATTTCAATTATCGGACCGATTGTTACATTTTTCGGACTCGGTTATATGAAGGAGCATGAACATCACTTGCATCTAAAAGTATCAAGACAACCAAGATTCTTTATGATACTTTTCATATTCCTTGGTGCAATGAATGCATTGGTTATGACCGACAACCTTTCCTGGATGTATTTTTTCTGGGAAGTAACAACACTTTGCTCATTCCTGCTTATATCACATGACGGGACTGAAATTGCAGTGAAAAACGGTTTAAGAGCTTTATGGTTAAACTCAGTGGGCGGTGTAGCTTTTATTATCGCTATATTAATGGTTAACACCAGTCTGGGCACACTTTCTATACAGGCTATTTCAAATTCAGGTATGCAGGGTGCTTTCGCAGGGATGATGCCAGTAGCACTTGGACTCCTGTGTATAGCAGGTTTTACAAAGTCGGCACAGTTCCCGTTCCAGAGTTGGTTGTTGGGAGCCATGGTTGCACCTACACCTGTATCTGCATTGCTTCACTCAAGTACAATGGTTAAAGCGGGCGTGTATTTGATTATCAGAATTGCTCCTGCTTTTGCAGGAACCAGACTTGGACAACTGGTAGCTGTTGCCGGAGGCTTTACTTTTGTAGCCGCCTCAGCCATAGCAATAAGTCAGAGTAATGCAAAGAAGGTTCTTGCTTATTCAACAATAGCAAACCTTGGCTTGATAATATGCTGTGCAGGTATCGGTACTAGGATATCACTTGCGGCTGCTGTTCTGCTCATGATTTTCCATGCTGTATCAAAGGGATTGCTCTTCCTGTGCGTGGGTACTATTGAGATGGGTATTGGAAGCCGTGATATCGAAGATATGCAGGGCTTATTCAAGAAGATGCCGTTTACTACCGTTATTACAGTAATCGGTCAGGTTTCGATGCTCCTGCCGCCTTTTGGTGTTTTGATAACAAAGTGGATGGCAATAGAGACAGCTATACATCTTCCGCTGGTGCTTGTGTTTATAATACTTGGAAGTGCATTTACAATTGTATTCTGGTCAAAGTGGATAGGAATAATCCTTACAATGTCGTACAAACCTAAGTATTATATGGAAAAGCTATCTTTTTCAATTAAAGCTGCTTTATCTGTGTTAATTGCCTTGGTTATGGCCGCAAGTATAGGAATAGTACCTTTATACAATCAGTTTGTAAAGCCTCAGATAACAGCATTTAATATTGCCGACAAAGAGATGCTTTCAGGAACCGGTATGGGTTTGTGGTTGGAAAAGGTTAATCAAGTTGTATATGGAGGTTTCTCTTCCATTATATTCTTCGGGGTGATTTTATTATTGATAGTTGCAATACCTATCATTATAAACAGAATCAAACCAGCAAGATTAAAGCCGCCGTATCTTTGCGGCAGTAACGTAGATGATGATTTGAGAGGGTTGGAGTTTGTAAGTCCAGCTGACAAGGTTGAAAAGGTAGTTGTTAGAAACTACTACATGGCATCTGTTTTCGGTGAAAACAAGCTGACTTTCTGGTCTAATCTTTCGGCGGGTGCAATTATTATAATTATGTTAGGGGTGGTGATCGGATTATGA
- the hypA gene encoding hydrogenase maturation nickel metallochaperone HypA, with amino-acid sequence MHEYAVTQSLLKLVVDEAKRVEASKVLEIRLVIGDLSTIVDDSVQMYFDIMSEGTIAQGAKLVFRRVKAEFKCRECGEVFIKPTTGFDCPKCGGLGMPTGVGKEFYIESLEIE; translated from the coding sequence GTGCATGAATATGCGGTAACCCAGTCATTGTTAAAGCTGGTTGTAGATGAGGCCAAGCGGGTTGAGGCTTCTAAAGTACTGGAAATACGCCTTGTAATAGGCGATTTGTCAACTATAGTTGATGATTCGGTTCAAATGTATTTTGATATTATGAGCGAAGGAACCATAGCCCAAGGTGCAAAGCTTGTTTTTAGACGTGTAAAAGCTGAGTTCAAATGTAGGGAGTGCGGCGAGGTGTTTATAAAGCCAACTACAGGTTTTGACTGCCCAAAGTGCGGCGGACTTGGTATGCCAACAGGTGTTGGTAAGGAGTTTTATATAGAAAGTCTTGAAATTGAATAA
- a CDS encoding DUF1385 domain-containing protein, whose translation MKKTTIGGQALLEGLLMIGPQYRATAIRKPDGEIIVEKHPQKPKGKLSKIPIIRGAVNLFSQMVIGVKALMYSAEFIDIEDEDKSYEPSKFEQFLERKFGDKITDIAIYFSVVISILFSVGLFILLPNLIAGFIPVKGVIFKNLIEGAFRVGLFIGYLALVSLLKEMKRVWEYHGAEHKTIHCYEHGDELTVENVRKYTTKHPRCGTSLFFTIMIISILIFSFTGWHNIFLNATIRILLVPLVAGVSLELIKFAVRHENWLFKVLSAPGLMFQKFTTREPDDSQIEVAIAAFNEVIPSSSVIDDWGKG comes from the coding sequence ATGAAAAAGACGACGATTGGTGGTCAAGCTTTGCTAGAAGGTCTTCTTATGATAGGACCACAGTACAGGGCTACAGCAATTAGGAAGCCGGATGGGGAGATAATTGTTGAAAAACATCCGCAAAAGCCTAAAGGAAAGCTATCAAAGATTCCAATAATACGAGGTGCCGTAAATTTATTTTCCCAGATGGTTATAGGGGTTAAGGCTCTGATGTACTCGGCGGAGTTTATAGATATTGAGGATGAGGACAAAAGCTATGAGCCTTCAAAATTCGAGCAATTCCTAGAACGGAAATTCGGAGACAAAATAACAGATATCGCCATATATTTTTCAGTAGTGATATCTATTCTTTTCAGTGTTGGTTTATTTATACTTCTGCCAAACCTGATAGCAGGTTTTATACCCGTAAAGGGGGTTATATTTAAGAATCTTATCGAAGGAGCCTTTAGAGTTGGTTTATTTATAGGTTACCTGGCACTTGTATCGCTGCTTAAAGAGATGAAAAGGGTGTGGGAATACCACGGTGCAGAGCATAAGACTATACATTGCTATGAGCATGGTGACGAGCTTACTGTGGAGAATGTAAGGAAATATACTACAAAGCATCCCAGGTGCGGTACTTCGTTATTTTTTACCATAATGATAATCAGTATTTTAATCTTTTCATTTACAGGTTGGCACAATATATTCTTGAATGCTACAATAAGAATTCTTCTTGTTCCTCTTGTAGCGGGAGTCTCTCTGGAACTTATAAAATTTGCGGTAAGACACGAAAACTGGCTGTTTAAGGTTTTGAGTGCACCTGGCCTTATGTTTCAGAAATTTACTACGAGAGAGCCGGATGATAGTCAGATAGAAGTTGCAATAGCGGCATTCAATGAGGTTATACCGAGCAGCAGCGTTATTGATGACTGGGGAAAAGGCTAA
- the ytvI gene encoding sporulation integral membrane protein YtvI, producing the protein MELWNKYQHIIKKILLILFIFALIYLSITYLLPFFAPFIIALIVSYINEPVIKLLLKFKISRKSAAAISLLFTMSVLGFGITVGIIKIYNELTILQDNLTAYSSDISGKINGLIDKATLFYNGLPDQVTNTITKNLESFSEQLGTMIASIIQYVINTVSSIPRLTVFVIVTILGTYFISSDRKSISSFFYRQLPFSWRKNIVSLKKDTFKALIGYFKAILILMGFTFLEVSAGLFILNVKYAFLIALIVGLSDAIPIVGTGVVMVPWILWTIITGDMPLAFGLGIIYVLGILIRQIMEPKIVGSQIGLHPLVTLLAMYIGLKFFGIIGMFVGPISIIVVKNFQDSGAMRLWND; encoded by the coding sequence ATGGAGTTATGGAACAAATATCAACATATAATAAAAAAAATATTACTGATTTTGTTTATTTTCGCATTGATTTATCTATCTATTACATATTTGCTGCCATTTTTCGCTCCATTTATTATAGCTTTAATAGTCTCCTATATAAATGAGCCGGTTATAAAGCTTCTTCTAAAATTTAAAATATCAAGAAAGTCCGCTGCTGCGATTTCTCTATTATTTACCATGTCAGTACTTGGATTTGGAATAACTGTAGGAATCATAAAAATATATAATGAATTGACAATATTACAGGACAACCTCACAGCATATTCAAGTGATATATCCGGAAAAATAAACGGCTTGATTGATAAGGCAACCCTCTTTTATAACGGGCTTCCGGATCAGGTGACAAACACTATAACCAAAAACCTGGAATCCTTTTCGGAACAGCTTGGAACAATGATAGCTTCAATTATACAGTATGTAATAAATACCGTATCATCAATTCCAAGGCTTACGGTTTTTGTGATTGTAACCATTCTGGGTACATATTTCATAAGCAGCGACAGAAAAAGTATTTCATCCTTTTTTTACAGGCAGTTACCCTTTTCATGGCGAAAAAATATAGTCAGCCTGAAAAAAGATACCTTTAAGGCACTTATAGGTTATTTTAAGGCTATTCTTATTCTTATGGGCTTTACTTTTCTGGAAGTAAGTGCTGGCTTGTTCATTTTAAATGTAAAGTATGCATTTCTTATAGCGTTGATAGTGGGATTATCAGATGCAATTCCCATCGTTGGTACAGGCGTTGTAATGGTCCCGTGGATTTTGTGGACTATAATTACTGGAGATATGCCTCTTGCTTTCGGCCTTGGCATAATATACGTCCTTGGAATACTCATAAGACAGATAATGGAGCCTAAGATAGTTGGCAGTCAGATAGGCTTGCATCCACTTGTAACCCTTCTTGCAATGTATATAGGATTAAAGTTTTTCGGTATAATTGGAATGTTTGTAGGCCCCATAAGCATTATAGTGGTAAAAAATTTTCAGGATTCCGGTGCAATGCGGTTATGGAATGACTAG
- a CDS encoding respiratory chain complex I subunit 1 family protein, producing the protein MSNILIAVIAIIAAPILGGLLFGIDRKITARMQNRFGPPVLQPFYDFFKLIGKQGVAVNQTQMVYVLGHLVFAIGALVMLVLKQDLLMLMFILTFSGVSLIVGAMSVRSPYSKIGAQREIMQMMAYEPVLLLMVVGVYKVTGSFMISDIFNHSQPLLYSLPLVFLAFIYVLTIKLRKSPFDFSTSHHGHQELIKGITTEFSGTQLALLELTDWIDLVLFMGLISMFFAKPLWVGILIALACYFIEIVIDNISARVTWQWMVKITWVVGIGAALVNIVWMYLIP; encoded by the coding sequence ATGAGCAATATTTTAATAGCTGTTATTGCCATAATAGCTGCTCCGATATTGGGTGGATTACTTTTTGGTATTGACAGAAAAATAACTGCAAGAATGCAGAATAGATTCGGACCTCCAGTGCTTCAGCCCTTCTATGATTTCTTTAAATTGATAGGCAAGCAGGGAGTTGCTGTAAACCAAACTCAGATGGTTTATGTCCTCGGACATTTGGTCTTTGCAATAGGTGCTTTGGTTATGCTGGTTTTAAAACAGGATTTACTTATGCTTATGTTTATTCTGACATTCTCCGGCGTATCATTGATAGTAGGTGCAATGAGTGTCCGTTCTCCGTACAGCAAGATTGGTGCTCAAAGAGAGATTATGCAGATGATGGCGTATGAGCCTGTACTGCTTTTAATGGTTGTGGGAGTATACAAGGTGACAGGAAGCTTTATGATCTCCGATATATTTAACCACAGCCAACCGCTGTTATACAGCTTGCCTTTGGTATTCCTGGCATTTATTTATGTTTTGACGATAAAGCTGAGAAAGTCTCCTTTTGATTTCTCAACTTCACACCATGGTCACCAGGAATTGATAAAGGGTATAACAACGGAATTCTCAGGTACTCAGTTGGCATTGCTTGAATTAACAGACTGGATTGATCTGGTATTGTTTATGGGTTTAATTTCAATGTTTTTTGCAAAGCCTTTATGGGTAGGTATATTAATAGCATTAGCATGTTATTTCATTGAAATAGTTATTGATAACATCAGTGCCAGAGTAACCTGGCAGTGGATGGTTAAAATTACATGGGTTGTAGGTATCGGGGCAGCTCTGGTAAATATAGTTTGGATGTATCTCATTCCATAA
- a CDS encoding 4Fe-4S binding protein → MFKMMENIFKNLTSKPATRMYPFEKREPFKDSRGQIEGIEIEKCIFCSICQRKCPANAIVVNKAEKSWEINQFKCVICNVCVEVCPKKCIVASSEHKTAQAKKENYKAVQPPKEVEGDNSKVTA, encoded by the coding sequence ATGTTTAAGATGATGGAAAATATATTTAAGAATCTTACTTCAAAGCCTGCAACAAGAATGTATCCCTTTGAAAAAAGAGAGCCATTCAAGGATTCGAGAGGTCAAATTGAAGGTATTGAAATAGAGAAATGTATTTTTTGCAGTATTTGTCAGAGAAAATGTCCGGCTAATGCCATAGTGGTAAACAAGGCCGAAAAATCCTGGGAAATAAACCAGTTTAAGTGTGTAATATGCAATGTATGTGTTGAGGTTTGTCCAAAGAAGTGTATTGTAGCAAGTTCCGAACATAAAACTGCACAAGCCAAAAAGGAAAACTACAAAGCTGTTCAGCCTCCAAAGGAAGTTGAAGGTGATAACAGCAAGGTAACAGCTTAG
- a CDS encoding NADH-quinone oxidoreductase subunit C, translating to MVENLVEITRDQLLAEVQKCKYDGYRFITMTSIDNGDDTIDIVYHFDIDYKMKNLKITVKKDEEVPSISKVYFSALLVENEIKELFGVNITGIIIDYGGHMLLSEEELGSPMLRQQITIEKRGGNS from the coding sequence ATGGTTGAAAATTTAGTGGAAATTACAAGGGATCAGCTGCTTGCAGAAGTACAGAAATGCAAGTATGATGGATACAGATTCATTACTATGACAAGTATAGATAATGGTGATGACACTATAGATATTGTATATCATTTTGATATCGACTATAAAATGAAGAACTTGAAGATCACTGTTAAAAAGGATGAAGAAGTTCCGAGTATTTCCAAAGTTTATTTTAGTGCTTTACTTGTTGAAAACGAAATAAAGGAACTGTTTGGAGTAAATATCACCGGAATTATAATAGACTACGGCGGACACATGCTTCTCTCAGAGGAAGAACTTGGTTCACCAATGTTAAGGCAGCAAATTACTATTGAAAAAAGAGGGGGTAATTCATAA
- a CDS encoding NADH-quinone oxidoreductase subunit B family protein, with protein sequence MGIISKSRKKSPWIIHYDCTSCNGCDIETLACLTPMYDAERLGIINVGNPKHADILLVTGSVNKRNELVLKNIYNQMPDPKCVVAIGACACTGGIFKECYNVLGGVENVIPVDVFVPGCCARPEAIIDGIVQAIGKLDDKADAMKKVAK encoded by the coding sequence ATGGGTATAATAAGCAAATCAAGAAAGAAATCACCCTGGATAATACATTACGACTGTACAAGCTGTAACGGATGTGATATTGAAACACTTGCCTGTCTCACTCCAATGTATGATGCAGAGCGTTTGGGTATAATTAACGTAGGTAACCCAAAACATGCTGACATATTGCTTGTAACCGGTTCTGTAAACAAAAGAAACGAACTTGTGTTAAAAAATATATACAATCAAATGCCTGACCCTAAGTGTGTTGTTGCTATTGGAGCATGTGCATGTACAGGTGGTATTTTTAAGGAATGTTACAATGTACTGGGCGGAGTTGAAAACGTAATCCCTGTTGATGTATTTGTTCCGGGCTGTTGTGCAAGACCTGAAGCCATAATAGACGGTATAGTTCAGGCTATAGGTAAACTTGACGATAAGGCTGATGCAATGAAGAAGGTAGCTAAATAA
- the prmC gene encoding peptide chain release factor N(5)-glutamine methyltransferase encodes MNINECMHYAKDILKNANIEAPVHEAGVMLCKVLKCGRTYLYSHGDRELSIDEKAVLDHMLVQRTGNIPLQYIVGDTEFMSLRFLVTPAVLIPRQDTELLVEKTIDLLNQGKTGTNKKVLDMCTGSGCIAVSIAYFCPECSIVACDVSQKALDVAKANSELNGVQNRVELCCGDLFDAIKGGQKFDIIVSNPPYIETDIIAGLQKEVRSYEPGLALDGGADGLVFYRRIISSAPERLNRNGWLAFEIGYNQGEKVSALMKESFVDIQIFKDYGGNDRVVIGQLIP; translated from the coding sequence ATGAATATTAATGAGTGTATGCATTACGCGAAAGATATCTTAAAAAATGCAAATATTGAGGCCCCGGTACATGAAGCCGGGGTTATGCTTTGTAAAGTGCTTAAATGCGGCAGAACATATCTCTATTCACACGGTGACAGAGAATTGAGCATTGATGAAAAGGCCGTACTTGACCATATGCTGGTTCAGCGGACTGGCAATATTCCGTTGCAGTACATTGTAGGTGATACAGAATTTATGTCTTTAAGGTTTCTGGTAACCCCGGCAGTACTTATACCCAGACAGGATACAGAGCTTTTGGTCGAAAAGACTATTGACCTGTTAAATCAAGGGAAAACTGGTACAAACAAGAAAGTCCTGGATATGTGTACAGGTTCCGGTTGTATAGCTGTAAGCATAGCGTATTTCTGCCCTGAATGCAGTATTGTGGCTTGTGATGTATCACAGAAAGCACTTGATGTGGCAAAAGCAAACAGTGAGCTGAACGGAGTCCAAAACAGAGTTGAGCTTTGCTGCGGGGATTTATTCGATGCAATAAAAGGCGGGCAGAAATTTGATATTATAGTCAGTAATCCGCCGTATATAGAAACAGATATAATAGCGGGACTCCAGAAGGAAGTACGAAGTTATGAACCGGGCTTAGCACTTGACGGCGGTGCAGATGGGCTTGTTTTTTACAGAAGAATCATTTCAAGTGCCCCTGAACGTCTGAACCGGAATGGGTGGCTGGCCTTTGAAATAGGATATAACCAAGGAGAAAAGGTTTCTGCACTAATGAAGGAATCCTTTGTCGACATACAGATATTCAAGGACTACGGAGGTAATGACAGGGTCGTAATAGGGCAGCTGATACCTTGA
- a CDS encoding trimeric intracellular cation channel family protein: MLNENFMLVLSIVDIIGTVAFAVSGVLVGIRSKLDLFGIYVLALATASGGGIIRDIVIGREVPVFFIQWKYFAAISVTMVTTCLLYSMVNRVMSFIVLADAVGLGVFTVIATYKAMEYGLPVLGIVFAGVITGVGGGILRDIMVNEIPLIFRSEVYAVPSIVGSLMFYFLYDCIGLCINIYLCVGIIFAIRMISVKLRLHLPVISKGGTEPTIDRSRKNFRM, encoded by the coding sequence ATGCTAAATGAAAACTTTATGTTGGTTTTGAGCATAGTTGATATAATAGGGACAGTAGCTTTTGCTGTTTCCGGCGTTCTTGTAGGAATCAGGAGCAAGCTTGATTTATTCGGTATATATGTGCTGGCTTTGGCGACAGCCTCAGGTGGCGGGATTATTAGGGATATTGTTATCGGTAGAGAAGTCCCTGTTTTTTTTATTCAATGGAAGTACTTTGCAGCAATATCAGTAACGATGGTGACTACTTGCCTGTTGTACAGTATGGTTAATAGGGTTATGTCTTTTATAGTACTCGCTGATGCAGTGGGGCTTGGAGTTTTTACCGTAATTGCTACATATAAGGCTATGGAGTATGGCTTGCCTGTTCTTGGTATTGTTTTTGCAGGTGTTATAACCGGTGTTGGCGGAGGTATACTAAGAGACATAATGGTTAATGAAATACCCCTTATATTCAGAAGTGAAGTATATGCCGTACCTTCGATTGTAGGCTCACTGATGTTTTATTTTTTGTATGATTGCATTGGACTTTGCATTAACATATATCTATGTGTAGGTATAATATTTGCCATTAGAATGATATCAGTAAAGCTAAGGCTGCATCTGCCTGTTATCAGCAAGGGAGGCACTGAACCAACCATAGACAGAAGTCGTAAGAACTTTAGGATGTAA